One segment of Candidatus Hinthialibacter antarcticus DNA contains the following:
- a CDS encoding ABC transporter permease subunit, whose product MSSSHNAPTINSDAPTPSVWQRVIAAPGAVWRGVKATPSAIVYGARLAVWGAKTGAVFSVRETIYWLRLFLYTSKRYLRVETYLSLIGALVFFGYIISNDMARSQLDLLKHTYLYFTIVMVWLASSLLPREREERTLEILWSQPMGRGPMVTLQLITLTIWITALCAGVIAFFSQYSSYQEGKWTILLCVSSTAFAVGAVTVLISTFTRHVIATALVALLVFGVHYYWLTELGPLSFYPFPIHPPGYVPPRWGAPKEPSLWLNRTVLIVMVGFVLDYLYRRLKRTAEWVT is encoded by the coding sequence GTGTCTTCATCTCATAATGCGCCTACGATCAACTCCGACGCGCCGACTCCATCGGTATGGCAGCGCGTGATCGCTGCGCCCGGCGCCGTCTGGCGGGGCGTGAAAGCGACGCCCAGCGCAATTGTGTACGGGGCCCGGCTCGCCGTTTGGGGCGCGAAAACCGGCGCAGTGTTCAGCGTACGCGAAACCATTTATTGGCTGCGCTTGTTTCTGTATACGTCCAAGCGGTATCTGCGGGTTGAAACCTATCTCTCGTTGATCGGCGCCCTGGTCTTCTTCGGCTACATCATCTCAAATGATATGGCGCGTTCGCAGCTCGACTTGCTCAAGCATACCTATTTGTACTTCACCATCGTGATGGTTTGGCTGGCGTCTTCGCTATTGCCGCGCGAACGCGAAGAGCGCACGCTCGAAATTTTGTGGAGCCAACCCATGGGCCGCGGGCCGATGGTGACGCTGCAACTCATTACCCTGACCATTTGGATTACCGCGTTATGCGCGGGCGTGATCGCCTTCTTCAGCCAGTATTCGTCTTACCAGGAAGGCAAGTGGACGATATTGCTTTGCGTCTCGTCTACCGCGTTCGCCGTGGGCGCCGTGACGGTATTGATCTCAACGTTTACGCGCCATGTCATCGCGACGGCGTTGGTGGCGCTGCTTGTTTTCGGCGTCCATTATTATTGGCTGACCGAGTTGGGGCCGCTGTCGTTTTACCCGTTCCCGATTCATCCGCCGGGTTACGTCCCCCCGCGTTGGGGCGCGCCCAAAGAACCCAGTTTATGGCTCAATCGCACTGTGTTAATCGTCATGGTGGGGTTTGTACTTGACTATCTCTATCGTCGGCTGAAACGCACGGCGGAATGGGTGACCTGA
- a CDS encoding efflux RND transporter periplasmic adaptor subunit has translation MKTSFRIVALFLVAVLFASCGYFGFGGKSGSAKGGDKKSGATAGNWEKKPEKPKFKIPVTVEVIERDRMYAYLQAVGTVVPVKELEVKSEMSGRIYFTKKWKEGDEVKKSDVIASIDDRGLRLNINEAELNLELAKNSIPSARAELDQAKKDEQFNRAMLERGAISKAEYEQAILARIRQENSYEQTEKNIDARQMALTKLEQELEKVEIAVVFDGVLLPPSQSVSSQQNNETDLTQMEGTIIGSQAVVCRLADIDQVYVALDIPAKDLLMVRVGQDVELDVYSRIGRQYTGTVADISTTLNSNTRTYTVNVLVDNPEHEMRPGMFAKARIVTEEKKDALSIPRELVLLRNNRGVVFVAVEKPAEEIEDATGSFKGKNEKVKPAAQEKKENGAGAQLAMAGASDAGFSAGADVEDATDDEFADEYGDEFDEEAEEEEPEINWMVEEREVSLGIENRERVEVVNGLREGEHLVVLGYETLSDKVDVNVVIRDIDTDAIFATKEN, from the coding sequence ATGAAAACGAGTTTTCGAATCGTCGCACTTTTTTTGGTCGCGGTACTGTTTGCCAGTTGCGGATATTTCGGATTTGGCGGCAAGTCCGGCAGCGCGAAGGGCGGCGATAAAAAATCCGGCGCCACCGCCGGTAACTGGGAAAAAAAACCGGAAAAGCCCAAATTTAAAATCCCGGTCACGGTTGAAGTGATTGAACGCGACCGTATGTACGCCTACCTGCAAGCGGTGGGGACGGTGGTTCCAGTGAAAGAACTGGAAGTCAAAAGCGAAATGTCAGGCCGCATCTACTTCACCAAAAAATGGAAAGAAGGCGACGAAGTCAAAAAAAGCGACGTCATCGCTTCGATTGACGACCGTGGACTTCGGCTGAATATCAACGAAGCCGAGCTCAACCTTGAATTGGCGAAAAATTCGATCCCATCCGCCCGGGCGGAACTCGATCAAGCCAAAAAAGACGAACAGTTCAACCGCGCCATGTTAGAACGCGGCGCGATTTCAAAAGCGGAATATGAACAGGCTATCTTGGCCCGAATCCGCCAGGAAAACAGTTATGAGCAAACCGAGAAGAACATTGACGCCCGCCAGATGGCGTTGACCAAACTAGAGCAGGAACTCGAAAAAGTCGAAATTGCGGTTGTCTTCGACGGCGTGTTGTTGCCGCCGAGCCAAAGCGTTTCCAGCCAACAGAACAATGAAACCGACCTGACCCAGATGGAGGGCACCATCATCGGCTCGCAAGCGGTGGTTTGCCGTCTGGCCGATATCGACCAGGTGTATGTTGCCCTCGATATCCCCGCCAAGGATTTATTGATGGTACGGGTCGGTCAGGATGTCGAACTCGACGTGTATTCACGCATCGGGCGTCAATACACCGGTACGGTCGCCGATATTTCGACCACGCTGAATTCTAATACCCGAACTTACACCGTGAACGTGTTGGTCGATAACCCTGAGCATGAAATGCGCCCCGGCATGTTCGCCAAAGCGCGCATCGTCACCGAAGAGAAAAAAGACGCGCTCAGCATCCCGCGCGAATTGGTGTTGCTGCGCAATAACCGCGGCGTGGTGTTTGTCGCCGTCGAAAAACCGGCGGAAGAGATTGAAGACGCCACCGGAAGTTTTAAAGGCAAAAACGAAAAAGTAAAACCGGCGGCGCAAGAGAAAAAAGAAAACGGCGCCGGGGCCCAACTCGCGATGGCGGGCGCTTCTGACGCGGGGTTCAGCGCGGGGGCCGATGTTGAAGACGCGACCGACGACGAATTCGCCGATGAATATGGCGACGAGTTTGACGAAGAAGCCGAAGAAGAAGAGCCGGAAATCAACTGGATGGTCGAAGAGCGCGAGGTCTCGCTCGGCATCGAAAACCGCGAGCGCGTTGAAGTGGTCAACGGCCTGCGCGAAGGCGAACACCTCGTGGTGTTGGGGTATGAAACCCTGAGCGACAAAGTCGACGTTAACGTGGTCATTCGCGACATTGATACAGACGCAATTTTCGCAACCAAGGAAAACTAG
- a CDS encoding ABC transporter ATP-binding protein, with protein MDLVCEGLRKTYPDGKQALKGIDLHLDEGLFGLLGPNGAGKTTFMEILTLLLEPTEGRYIVDGIDSRRDPMKVRAKLGYLPQFFGVFPELTAKEFLEYLGALRGMAHRDIKREVDSLLALVRLQGVRNKRLKTYSGGMLRRVGVAQALLGDPKLVIVDEPTAGLDPEERVHLRNLLFEFCEGRIVILSTHIVKDIEETCSQMALLQDGRIRYQGSPSAFVTEAQGQTWEFIGDAGDIEALTGRPELVSIRELEQGLCFRVVSQGAPRENARLAPPNLEDAYVRFLNFETTAA; from the coding sequence ATGGACCTCGTTTGCGAAGGCTTGCGTAAGACTTATCCCGACGGAAAACAAGCGCTCAAAGGGATCGATCTTCATCTCGATGAAGGGCTGTTCGGGCTGTTAGGCCCCAACGGCGCGGGCAAGACCACCTTTATGGAGATTTTGACCCTTCTGTTGGAACCGACCGAAGGGCGCTACATCGTTGACGGTATCGACTCCCGGCGCGACCCAATGAAAGTGCGCGCCAAGTTGGGGTATCTGCCGCAGTTTTTCGGCGTGTTTCCTGAATTAACCGCGAAAGAGTTTTTAGAATATCTGGGCGCCTTGCGCGGCATGGCCCATCGCGACATCAAACGCGAAGTGGACAGCCTGCTTGCGCTGGTACGCCTGCAGGGCGTTCGCAACAAGCGGCTCAAGACCTACTCGGGCGGCATGTTGCGCCGGGTGGGCGTGGCGCAAGCGTTGTTGGGCGACCCCAAGTTGGTCATCGTCGATGAACCGACGGCGGGGCTTGATCCTGAAGAACGGGTGCACCTGCGCAATTTGTTGTTTGAATTTTGCGAAGGACGCATCGTTATTCTGTCAACGCACATCGTGAAAGACATCGAAGAAACCTGCAGCCAGATGGCGCTCTTACAAGACGGGCGCATTCGCTATCAGGGTTCGCCCTCGGCCTTCGTCACTGAAGCCCAGGGCCAGACCTGGGAATTTATCGGCGATGCAGGCGACATCGAAGCGCTGACTGGCAGGCCCGAACTGGTTTCGATTCGTGAATTAGAACAAGGGCTGTGTTTTCGGGTGGTTTCACAGGGCGCTCCCCGTGAGAACGCGCGGCTGGCGCCGCCCAATCTCGAAGACGCCTATGTTCGATTTTTAAATTTTGAAACGACGGCGGCCTAA
- a CDS encoding efflux RND transporter permease subunit: protein MDSTSSNQPTQETVASGRRGMGAASFAVAYPVTISMFFIGVVMLGWISLNKLPTNLFPDLRAPRITVRAEAPGLAPQEVERIVIESMEGRVGTIKGVERVSSVARADSGAIIIDFNWQTDMDFAMLEVKKNVQGANIEEIESISTLRYDPNALPILTLGITGDRPLEEIRYLAERTVGPALERISGVARAETVGGLVPEIRCKLNPELLHFYGLTIDSVAQALEEANISATGGYVEEGNQRFMIRAIGEIKKLSEVQNAVIGYSDGTPIYMTDLGEAEWGFEEPVNAVHVDGKAGVGVALYKEAGANTVEVVKLVREYLRENAGLKDEQAKVASAGWGGGQDDRGQGRGGASSSSTIVPEDLKLDIAYDQSMFITRSIEEVKSTALQGVGLAALVLLIFLRNFRSTIIVALAIPVSILATFNLMYFMNLSLNIMTLGGLALGAGMLVDNAIVVIENIFRRRQLGDSPYEAAMTGAGEVASAIAAATLTTVVVFVPIAYMGGVTAQLFKEQALTVVFSLLTSLVVALMMIPALCARFLRTVPKAREFRESIYTRILRFSLRNRLATLLVIILITAASFPAFQSIKQEFIPQAAESQFMVKLRLPAGSELETTEHAAGSVEGWLSKDLGENIKTIYTRVGPKPDDTGAIDEEPEGSHTAEMMISMKEGALVSVPNVIEYLEPRMKTINGLDANFLLSQTSLSSLIGEDKSAIVIEIRGRSLESLAEFAREVKRRIDTLPEAANARTTILDGNPEVHLRPDRVLMAEVGLDQRRLVSLVQSQLRGQVATSIQDTEQTKDIRVQLGDGELNLVELKETIIPVGNNRVVTLGNLVDITIEPGPREILHRDQERIARVLADLGEGYKLSDSVLAVQEAVSTIPLPRGYSIRFGGEEERRRESFERLQFALILALVLVYMVMASLFESLMHPFVIMFSLPLAVVGVIWAFVLSGQTLNLMGYIGIIMLAGIVVNNAIVLIDYINYLRREEDTPMTEAIVQAGARRLRPILMTTATTVLALLPLALGFGEGAEIRAPMAVAVIGGLLSSTVLTLLVIPTIYSLFEDGLAFILKLFSIVAPKRLAEKEQQA, encoded by the coding sequence ATGGATTCAACCTCTTCGAATCAGCCCACTCAAGAAACCGTCGCCTCGGGTCGGCGCGGGATGGGCGCCGCATCATTTGCGGTCGCGTATCCTGTGACCATCTCGATGTTTTTTATCGGCGTGGTGATGTTGGGTTGGATCTCGCTCAATAAACTGCCGACCAACTTGTTCCCCGATTTGCGCGCGCCGCGCATCACTGTCCGCGCCGAAGCGCCCGGCCTCGCGCCGCAAGAGGTGGAGCGCATCGTTATCGAATCAATGGAAGGCCGCGTCGGCACCATCAAGGGCGTCGAGCGGGTATCGAGCGTGGCCCGCGCCGACTCGGGCGCCATCATCATCGACTTCAATTGGCAGACCGATATGGACTTCGCCATGCTCGAAGTCAAAAAGAACGTGCAAGGCGCTAACATCGAAGAAATCGAATCTATCAGCACGCTGCGTTACGACCCCAACGCGCTGCCGATTTTAACGCTGGGCATTACCGGCGACCGCCCGTTAGAAGAAATCCGCTACCTGGCTGAGCGTACGGTCGGGCCTGCATTGGAGCGCATCTCCGGCGTCGCCCGCGCTGAAACCGTTGGCGGGCTGGTCCCTGAAATTCGCTGCAAACTGAATCCTGAATTATTGCACTTTTACGGCTTGACCATCGACAGCGTCGCTCAGGCGCTCGAAGAAGCCAACATCAGCGCAACCGGCGGGTACGTCGAAGAAGGCAACCAGCGTTTTATGATTCGCGCCATCGGCGAAATCAAAAAACTGTCTGAAGTGCAAAACGCCGTCATTGGTTACTCAGACGGAACGCCGATTTATATGACCGACCTCGGCGAGGCGGAATGGGGCTTTGAAGAGCCGGTCAACGCCGTCCACGTCGACGGCAAAGCGGGCGTCGGCGTCGCGCTCTATAAAGAAGCCGGAGCGAACACGGTTGAAGTCGTCAAACTGGTGCGCGAATATCTGCGCGAAAACGCTGGCCTCAAAGACGAACAGGCGAAAGTCGCCAGCGCGGGCTGGGGTGGAGGTCAAGACGACCGTGGACAAGGTCGCGGCGGCGCGAGTTCGTCATCCACGATTGTTCCAGAAGATTTAAAACTCGACATCGCCTATGACCAGTCGATGTTTATTACCCGTTCGATTGAAGAAGTCAAAAGCACCGCATTACAGGGCGTCGGCCTGGCGGCCTTAGTGTTGCTGATCTTTTTGCGGAATTTTCGCTCAACGATTATCGTCGCCCTGGCGATCCCGGTTTCGATTCTTGCTACCTTTAATTTGATGTACTTTATGAACCTGTCGCTCAATATTATGACGTTGGGCGGGTTGGCGTTGGGCGCGGGGATGTTGGTCGACAACGCCATTGTGGTTATTGAGAATATTTTCCGGCGGCGCCAGTTGGGCGACTCGCCGTATGAAGCGGCCATGACCGGCGCGGGCGAAGTTGCGTCTGCGATTGCGGCGGCGACGCTGACCACGGTGGTGGTGTTTGTGCCCATCGCCTACATGGGCGGCGTGACCGCGCAGTTGTTTAAAGAACAAGCGCTCACGGTCGTGTTTTCACTGCTGACTTCGTTGGTGGTGGCGTTGATGATGATCCCGGCGCTGTGTGCGCGCTTCTTGCGTACGGTGCCGAAAGCGCGTGAATTTCGGGAATCGATCTACACGCGCATTTTACGTTTTTCGCTGCGCAACCGGCTCGCGACCCTGCTCGTAATTATCTTGATTACGGCGGCGAGTTTTCCCGCGTTTCAATCCATCAAACAAGAATTCATTCCCCAGGCGGCTGAGTCGCAGTTCATGGTCAAACTCCGCTTGCCTGCCGGGTCCGAACTTGAAACCACCGAACACGCCGCTGGCAGCGTCGAAGGTTGGCTCAGTAAAGACCTGGGCGAAAATATCAAAACCATTTACACCCGCGTCGGCCCCAAGCCGGACGACACTGGCGCCATTGATGAGGAGCCGGAAGGGTCGCACACGGCGGAGATGATGATCTCCATGAAAGAGGGCGCGTTGGTTTCTGTGCCGAACGTGATTGAATATCTCGAACCGCGCATGAAAACCATTAACGGGCTGGATGCGAACTTTTTGCTTTCGCAAACCTCGCTTTCATCTTTGATTGGCGAGGATAAATCCGCCATCGTGATTGAAATTCGCGGGCGCAGTCTCGAGTCGCTGGCGGAATTCGCGCGCGAAGTCAAACGCCGCATCGACACGCTGCCCGAGGCCGCCAATGCGCGCACCACCATTCTCGACGGCAACCCGGAAGTCCACCTGCGTCCCGACCGCGTCTTGATGGCGGAAGTCGGCCTCGACCAACGACGCTTGGTGAGCCTGGTCCAGAGCCAGCTGCGCGGGCAGGTCGCGACCAGCATTCAAGACACCGAACAAACTAAAGATATCCGCGTCCAACTGGGCGACGGCGAATTAAACCTGGTGGAACTCAAAGAAACCATTATCCCCGTCGGCAACAACCGCGTGGTGACGCTGGGCAACCTGGTCGATATTACCATCGAACCCGGCCCGCGTGAAATTCTCCACCGCGACCAGGAACGCATCGCCCGCGTGTTGGCTGATTTGGGCGAAGGCTACAAACTCAGCGATTCGGTGTTGGCGGTGCAAGAGGCCGTATCGACCATCCCGCTGCCGCGCGGCTATTCGATCCGCTTCGGCGGCGAAGAAGAGCGTCGCCGCGAGTCGTTTGAGCGCTTGCAGTTCGCGCTCATCCTGGCGCTGGTTTTGGTCTACATGGTGATGGCGTCGCTGTTTGAGTCGCTCATGCACCCGTTCGTGATTATGTTCTCGCTGCCGCTTGCCGTGGTGGGCGTGATTTGGGCGTTTGTGCTGTCCGGTCAGACGCTCAACCTGATGGGTTACATCGGCATCATCATGTTGGCGGGCATTGTGGTGAACAACGCCATCGTTTTGATCGACTATATTAATTACCTGCGGCGCGAAGAAGACACCCCGATGACTGAAGCGATCGTTCAAGCGGGGGCGCGCCGGTTGCGGCCGATTTTGATGACCACCGCGACCACGGTGCTGGCGTTGTTGCCGCTCGCGCTCGGGTTTGGCGAAGGCGCCGAAATTCGCGCCCCGATGGCGGTCGCCGTCATTGGCGGGCTTTTGTCGTCAACGGTATTAACGCTTTTAGTGATCCCGACTATTTACAGCCTGTTTGAAGACGGCTTGGCATTTATTCTTAAATTGTTCTCAATTGTGGCCCCGAAACGACTGGCCGAAAAAGAACAACAAGCGTAA
- a CDS encoding type 1 glutamine amidotransferase gives MKPVLFLQNITLEGPGTIGSFFDERNISYTVRDLYAGSQVPAQPGGYCAVIVLGGPMNADDDDKYSYLTDEKRFLCACVDQSVPVLGICLGAQLLARALGARVFKNKTSEIGWMDVRLTEAGQASPLMKGLGSPLSVFQWHGDTSEVPEGGQHLAESAACINQAFRFGPTAYGLQFHLEVTCSEAAKWAEAYLPDINAADEPQARRLINQPQYDKEKEVAQSAEALLKNFYALCQQ, from the coding sequence ATGAAGCCGGTTTTATTTCTACAAAATATTACGCTTGAAGGGCCGGGAACCATTGGCTCTTTTTTCGACGAACGGAACATCTCTTACACGGTCCGCGACTTATACGCAGGCTCACAAGTTCCAGCCCAGCCGGGCGGTTATTGCGCCGTGATTGTGTTGGGCGGGCCGATGAATGCGGATGATGACGACAAGTATTCGTACTTGACGGACGAAAAGCGTTTCTTGTGCGCGTGCGTTGATCAAAGCGTCCCTGTTTTGGGCATTTGCTTGGGTGCGCAACTGTTGGCGCGGGCATTAGGCGCGCGAGTGTTTAAGAACAAGACCAGCGAAATCGGCTGGATGGATGTGAGGCTGACCGAAGCCGGGCAAGCAAGCCCGTTGATGAAAGGCTTAGGCTCGCCGTTGTCGGTGTTCCAATGGCATGGCGATACCTCTGAGGTTCCAGAAGGCGGCCAGCATCTGGCCGAATCCGCCGCGTGTATCAATCAGGCGTTCCGTTTTGGTCCAACCGCATACGGCTTGCAATTTCACTTGGAAGTCACGTGCAGCGAAGCCGCCAAGTGGGCGGAAGCGTACTTGCCGGATATCAACGCAGCAGACGAGCCTCAGGCACGGCGGTTAATCAACCAGCCTCAATATGACAAGGAAAAAGAGGTTGCGCAGAGCGCCGAAGCGCTGTTAAAAAATTTTTACGCGCTGTGTCAACAATAA